The following DNA comes from Fundulus heteroclitus isolate FHET01 chromosome 1, MU-UCD_Fhet_4.1, whole genome shotgun sequence.
CCCGTTTAGTACCTCTTGCACTGTTGCATCCCAGGCCGCTGACGTTTCCTATTCGATCCATCCTGGCTCCGAAGCAGCTGGAGGCCCGCTTCCCGAGGGACAGCAGCAGGTCTTTCAGGCGGTTTCTCTGGCTCGCCGTCCGGCTCTGACCCACAGCTGACGGCTGGGCTGCTTCTGGCATCTGATTGTCTCGATCGCCCTCAGGGTCCAGGCTCCAACCCCGGCTGGTCTGGCTTTGTTCGGGCTCCTGGTTCGTCTCTTCATAATCGGCATCCAGCTCTTCCTTCCGAGCTTCTTCAGCCAGAGACTCCTCAAAGCGCTCCAGCAGCGTCTGCGGAGACGGGAACGGTTCGGATTAATTCAGATGTAGCGCGAAAAGTTATGAGACTGCATCAAATTCTACATGTGGATTCTGCTAAAGGTTTGTTGcacctgtgtgcaatctaaAAGTCAGTAATTTTCACTTCTAAATACATTGTTTAAAAGTTTCTAAAGTCACCTAAATATAATGTTTTCCAACCTTGCAGctgtatattgtttttttcttgccattgtTTTGCcccaataaataataaatgggCCTCCAGGGAGGAGCTTCATCAAAAGAGTGGACCTGAGTACGCAGAGCCAAAGTATCCAGAAAGGACCAAATGTTAAAtcattcacttttatttttaacattttgttatgcttaacttttaaatatatttattatttctatCTTTTTGAACATGCATCTTTGACCTGAAGTCCCTGAAGTCCTAAAACTCATTCCTgttgtttttgcactttttgcACAGcagtttgtacatttttaaatgatcttaAGTACTTAGTTGCACATTTCTTAGAACCAGAATACACTATTTTTAataatccaattttttttcttgtcttgtaAGTTTAACTTAAATgaaaaatctcagatttttgtttttatgtttcattcCCATCTTTAtgtgtttctatttttcttcacatttgtGAAGAAAAGCTTTTCCAGATTCAATAAACTGCCCagaaaagcattttcttttgcTAAGATCAATTTCTGTAAtccatatatacataaaataatttctgttttttattgaaTGTTTACAGCCTGAATTGTTTGATGTCAATTCAGCACAACAACTTCTTTTTCATGCagccatttaaaaacagtttttatttaacataattTCTAATATACAGGCTTATTTCACGGACACCATTCTGACTTAAACAACTAAGAAAACCATCAGTGTTGGAAACAGCTGCATTATATAAAGAAGTTCTGCTTAAGCAACAAGTACAGTAAGAGGGCTGCATTTATGTCCACAAATACAATGAAACTATTTTACCCTAAAATCCCAAGGCCATCTGAAAATgtccatttatatattttaaactcTCTAATGGGGCCCGCTGGCatcaggtagcccccaaggaccacatgtggtgccctcaagcctgttcaaaaaatgttttattttatttagctgctcttcctttttaatcatagttGGATTTAGATAGatgtaaaatgataaatgcattaaaaacatgcttatattacataaagttaaggtgagctcttcTAGTTTAAAGGTGAGTGCAGGTGTCGTATGACACagaaccaatgaagtagctctcaacttctgaaaggttggtgatccctgagCTACACGGTATCCTTCAGGTTTTAATTCATTAATGCAATAAGACTGTAAATTAGCTTTTGATCAATTAGCATTAAGGTTAGGTCCGTTTGGCTGAAATCCATCTTACAATGGCGTAAACCTTTACCCTTACACGCAAGGAAAACAACAATATGGCTGAGCTGTCAGGAACTACTTTAAAtccatttgtttctgtttttcttcatcaAAAGAACCTCATGGGGAAACATTTGAGACACGACGAGCCCCTCTTCTCTCTCGGTTTTAACTTCGCCAAGCAGCGAACCATCGCCGACGACTCGAGCACACGTCTGGTCCGAGGTTCTGACGTGGTTCTCTCTTACCTTCAGCTGGTCCAAGTTACTGGTGAGCGAGGGCCTTCCCAGAACATGACCCCTAACCAGACACTGCTGCCAGAACACGGCCAACACAGTGAAAACCAGCGCTGCCTTCATGCTCCCCTGGTGCAGGTACTGATCCTGCAGCCCGGTCTTCTGGACGTTATATACatggcaacacacacacacacacacacacacacacacacacacgcacacagagcAGACAGTTAGCGTTGGCTCATCGTTTCGTGGATCAACTCAAGAGCATTCTGGCACCTCTGCGTGATAAAGCAGCGGGTCAGATGTCTACTTCAGCGGTGTCTGCGTGTTGAGAGGTGTTTGCGTGTTTGTATACAGCGTGTGTACGTGTGCGTCTGCGTATCTTCATGATTACCCACCAGCAGTGGGATGACTTCAGGAGTCAACTTTGGTTCCCTGAGCTCAGGCGCGGATTATTTTCAATGCAGCGGTCACAGTGAAAATATTTGACACTTTTTCTCTCTTCTGAGCATCAAAACACCATATTAGGTTAAACCTGCTGGATGCACCCGGATCGTTAAAGACCATCAGACACGTTTCAACCGTACAGGCGAGACCGAGAAACCTTTCTCATGATTTTTCTGCCGGATGAAACCTTCTAAAGCACCTTTGATGGGTGATTATGACATTTATAAATAGTTTAAAACATCCAGCTGAGCCATTGTTGCCATTAACTCTGCATACTTCCTTCTCTTTCCCATAGAAACAgcaccagaaaaaaatatggaCAACTTAAGCAGGAACTCATGTTTCTAGAAGAGCTTTTACATTAAGAGCCCACCTGAGGAAGAGAGGAAGCTTTTTAAATGGACCTGAAACACCTGTACGCCTCTCTCAGCCTCAGATACACAACGAGGGCATTAGATCTATAGTGGAAGATGCCACTGATGTATAAGACATTTAAGGTTTTCTTTGATAATTGGAGGCTGTTGTGATAGCGATTGACTATTGGGAGTGAATGAGTAGCAAAAATACAGAGTTTAAAGTGGATAATTTCAAAGTTTGatcatgttaaatttaaataaagtcagatctgctttat
Coding sequences within:
- the nppa gene encoding natriuretic peptides A isoform X1, translating into MKAALVFTVLAVFWQQCLVRGHVLGRPSLTSNLDQLKTLLERFEESLAEEARKEELDADYEETNQEPEQSQTSRGWSLDPEGDRDNQMPEAAQPSAVGQSRTASQRNRLKDLLLSLGKRASSCFGARMDRIGNVSGLGCNSARGTKRVLHAN
- the nppa gene encoding natriuretic peptides A precursor (The RefSeq protein has 1 substitution compared to this genomic sequence), with amino-acid sequence MKAALVFTVLAVFWQQCLVRGHVLGRPSLTSNLDQLKTLLERFEESLAEEARKEELDADYEETNQEPEQSQTSRGWSLDPEGDRDNQIPEAAQPSAVGQSRTASQRNRLKDLLLSLGKRASSCFGARMDRIGNVSGLGCNSARG